One genomic window of Streptomonospora nanhaiensis includes the following:
- a CDS encoding aldo/keto reductase gives MEQRQVGGSGLWVSRTALGTMTWGKDTPEEEAADQLTAFVDAGGTLVDTADIYGGGQSERILGRLVSGVVRRDDVIIATKSGHTPEGFRPCDLSRRHLLAALEASLRRLGTDHVDLWQLHVRDPDTPVEETLSALDTALTSGKVRYAGTGDFTAWQFTKYAAWQRAASGLYRTPIVSAGCEYSLLNRGAERDLLPAVIDHGAGLIAWSPLGRGVLTAQYRNGVPSDSRAARSHMASYVEPYLGERSRRIVESVCTAAEGLGVSPLAVALSWVRDREGVAAATVGPRTTAQLEEILATEGVELPREIREALDDASSGPPR, from the coding sequence ATGGAACAGCGACAGGTGGGTGGGTCGGGCCTGTGGGTGTCTCGCACCGCTCTGGGCACCATGACCTGGGGAAAGGACACCCCCGAGGAAGAGGCCGCCGATCAGCTCACCGCGTTTGTGGACGCCGGCGGGACCCTGGTCGACACAGCCGATATCTACGGCGGCGGCCAGAGCGAGCGGATCCTGGGCCGCCTGGTGAGCGGGGTGGTCCGGCGCGACGATGTGATCATCGCCACCAAGTCCGGGCACACGCCCGAGGGCTTCCGCCCCTGCGACCTGTCGCGGCGGCACCTGCTGGCGGCGCTGGAGGCCTCGCTGCGGCGGCTGGGCACCGACCACGTCGACCTGTGGCAGCTGCACGTGCGCGACCCCGACACCCCGGTCGAGGAGACCCTGTCGGCGCTGGACACCGCGCTGACCTCGGGCAAGGTCCGCTACGCGGGCACCGGCGACTTCACCGCCTGGCAGTTCACCAAGTACGCCGCCTGGCAGCGCGCGGCGTCGGGGCTGTACCGCACGCCGATCGTGTCGGCCGGGTGCGAGTACTCCCTGCTGAACCGGGGCGCCGAGCGCGACCTGCTGCCCGCCGTGATCGACCACGGCGCCGGGCTCATCGCGTGGTCGCCGCTGGGGCGCGGCGTGCTGACCGCGCAGTACCGCAACGGCGTGCCCAGCGACTCCCGCGCGGCGCGCAGCCACATGGCGTCCTACGTCGAGCCCTACCTGGGCGAGCGCAGCCGCCGCATCGTGGAGTCGGTGTGCACCGCCGCCGAGGGCCTGGGCGTGTCCCCGCTCGCGGTGGCCCTGAGCTGGGTCCGCGACCGCGAAGGCGTCGCGGCGGCCACGGTGGGCCCGCGCACCACCGCCCAGTTGGAGGAGATCCTGGCCACCGAGGGCGTGGAACTCCCGCGCGAGATCCGCGAGGCCCTGGACGACGCGTCGTCGGGCCCGCCGCGCTGA